The proteins below are encoded in one region of Sphingobium yanoikuyae:
- the cysS gene encoding cysteine--tRNA ligase yields the protein MSQDQHSDAPLRLFNSLTRSIEPFAPIEPNHARVYSCGPTVYNYAHIGNLRAYVFVDTLRRTLLWKGLDVTQIINITDVGHLTSDADAGDDKMEAAARASAKSIWDIAAHYTEAFKANIADLNIMAPSEWTVATDYVPQMIEFAQKIADAHCYELESGLYFDSSTVPNYGALAGGRDDAAHARIDPVAGKRNPSDFAIWRKSPPGEQRQMEWDSPWGKGAPGWHLECSVMSQARLGQPFDIHTGGIDHREIHHPNEIAQNQAYCGCTDAQPDFTGARWWMHNNFLVDRQGKMSKSKGGFTTLFSLVDAGVHPIAYRLLCLGAHYRSELEFSADNLAAALTRLKRLVMGVEGLKSRAEGITWQSVTLDYLRANLHPKLVPLLEQFDAAIADDLMTPRALPLLEEAISMKKVPVDEKLCLIAAFDQALGLRLLDLTRAELRVQPKDAQITPEEIEAELERRTAARAEKDFALSDEIRDALIARGVEVMDGDPLRWDWRLTLA from the coding sequence ATGAGCCAAGACCAGCATAGCGACGCGCCCCTGCGCCTGTTCAACAGCCTGACCCGGTCGATCGAGCCGTTCGCGCCGATCGAGCCCAACCATGCGCGCGTCTATAGCTGCGGCCCGACCGTCTATAATTATGCCCATATCGGCAATCTGCGCGCCTATGTGTTCGTCGACACGCTGCGCCGGACCCTGCTGTGGAAGGGGCTGGACGTCACCCAGATCATCAACATCACCGATGTCGGCCATCTGACCTCGGATGCCGATGCCGGCGACGACAAGATGGAGGCCGCCGCCCGCGCCAGCGCGAAAAGCATCTGGGACATCGCGGCCCATTATACCGAAGCCTTCAAGGCCAATATCGCCGACCTCAACATCATGGCGCCCAGCGAATGGACGGTCGCGACCGACTATGTGCCACAGATGATTGAATTTGCCCAGAAGATCGCCGACGCCCATTGCTACGAACTGGAGAGCGGCCTCTATTTCGACAGCTCAACCGTGCCCAATTATGGTGCGCTGGCCGGCGGTCGCGACGATGCCGCCCATGCCCGTATCGACCCGGTGGCGGGCAAGCGCAATCCCAGCGACTTCGCCATCTGGCGCAAGTCGCCGCCGGGCGAGCAGCGCCAGATGGAATGGGACAGCCCCTGGGGCAAGGGCGCGCCGGGCTGGCACCTGGAATGCTCGGTCATGAGCCAGGCCCGCCTCGGCCAGCCATTCGACATTCATACCGGCGGCATCGACCATCGCGAGATCCATCATCCCAACGAGATCGCTCAGAATCAGGCCTATTGCGGCTGCACCGATGCCCAGCCCGATTTCACCGGCGCGCGCTGGTGGATGCACAATAATTTCCTGGTCGACCGGCAGGGGAAGATGTCGAAGTCCAAGGGCGGCTTCACCACCCTGTTCAGCCTGGTCGATGCCGGCGTGCATCCGATCGCCTATCGCCTGCTCTGCCTGGGTGCCCATTATCGCAGCGAACTGGAGTTCAGCGCCGACAATCTGGCCGCCGCGCTGACCCGCCTCAAGCGACTGGTCATGGGCGTCGAGGGGCTGAAAAGCCGGGCCGAGGGCATCACCTGGCAGTCGGTGACGCTCGATTATCTGCGCGCCAATCTCCACCCCAAGCTGGTGCCGCTGCTGGAGCAGTTCGACGCCGCGATCGCCGATGACCTGATGACGCCGCGCGCGCTGCCCCTGCTGGAGGAAGCGATCAGCATGAAAAAGGTGCCGGTGGACGAGAAGCTGTGCCTGATCGCCGCGTTCGACCAGGCGCTGGGCCTGCGCCTGCTGGACCTGACCCGCGCCGAGTTGCGGGTGCAGCCCAAGGATGCGCAGATCACGCCCGAGGAGATCGAGGCCGAACTGGAACGCCGCACCGCCGCCCGCGCCGAAAAGGATTTCGCCCTGTCGGACGAGATACGCGACGCGCTGATCGCGCGCGGGGTCGAGGTGATGGACGGCGATCCGCTGCGCTGGGACTGGCGCCTGACGCTGGCCTGA
- a CDS encoding MerR family transcriptional regulator produces the protein MTDILDIAAVARATGLTSRALRFYEARGLVAPLRTASGRRLFGPAELARLHELLALKRAGLSLAQIKTLFDGRPIDLGALLRAQVAAIDAQAQELAQARSHLEIALSRIDRGEPLDAATLCSLIRSGESMTMQEEWKAVSGRYISAQAEADFAETMPRMPADFDQAAYSAQWADLTARIEAALPLDPASAAAGAFYDEWQALLAPFTAIATPAMMEGVTRMYDHVDEWKDERQPPFASEVWDFIRSVGAARQM, from the coding sequence ATGACCGATATATTGGATATTGCCGCCGTCGCCCGCGCCACCGGCCTCACCAGCCGGGCGCTGCGTTTCTATGAGGCGCGCGGGCTGGTTGCACCGTTGCGCACCGCATCGGGGCGGCGTCTGTTCGGCCCGGCCGAGTTGGCGCGGCTGCACGAATTGCTGGCGCTCAAGCGGGCGGGGCTGAGCCTTGCCCAGATCAAGACTTTGTTCGACGGCCGGCCGATCGACCTTGGCGCGCTGCTGCGCGCGCAGGTCGCGGCGATCGACGCGCAGGCGCAGGAACTGGCGCAGGCGCGCAGCCATCTGGAAATCGCCTTGTCCCGCATCGACCGTGGCGAGCCGCTCGATGCCGCGACCCTTTGCTCGCTGATCCGCAGTGGAGAAAGCATGACCATGCAAGAAGAATGGAAGGCGGTCAGTGGCCGCTATATCAGCGCCCAGGCCGAGGCCGATTTTGCCGAGACGATGCCCAGGATGCCGGCCGATTTCGATCAGGCGGCCTATAGCGCGCAATGGGCGGACCTCACCGCCCGGATCGAGGCGGCACTGCCGCTCGACCCGGCGAGCGCGGCGGCAGGGGCCTTTTATGACGAATGGCAGGCGCTGCTCGCGCCCTTCACCGCCATCGCCACACCGGCGATGATGGAGGGGGTGACGCGCATGTACGATCATGTCGACGAGTGGAAAGACGAGCGGCAGCCGCCCT